CGCGCGAGCGGGAGCGTTCGAGCTACGACGGCGATACGGCTATCAAGCTCTACCTGCGTGAGATCGGGCAGGTCAAACTTCTGACGCCGGAGGAGGAGATCCAGCTGGCGGCGCGCATCAAGAAGGGCGACAAGAAGGCCCGCGAGCAAATGATCAAGGCGAATCTGCGTCTGGTCGTGAAGATCGCCCGCGACTACGAGGGCATCGGCCTGCCGCTGCTGGACCTGATCAGCGAAGGCAACATCGGCCTGATGAAGGCCGTGGAACGCTTTGACCCGGCCAAGGGCGGCAAGCTGTCCACCTACGGTTCGTGGTGGATCAAGCAGTCCATCAAGCGAGCGCTGGCCAACCAATCCAAGACCATTCGCCTGCCTGTGCACCTGGTGGACAAGATCTCCAAGATGCGCCGCACCTCGATGCGCTTGCAGGAGGAGCTGGGCCGGGAGCCGACGGACGAAGAGCTGGGCGAAGAGCTGGGCATCAGCGCCTCGCGCGTCTCGCAGATGCGCATGGCCGCCATTCGGCCCGCCTCGCTGGACGCGCCCATTGGCGACGAGGATTCGAACAACTTCTCCGAGGTTGTGCAGGACGAAAGCGCCGATACGCCCTACCAGCATCTCGAAGGCAAGACGGTGACCAAGATGCTGCGGGAGATGGTCAAGACGCTCGACCACCGCGAGGCGACCATTCTGCGGGCGCGCTTCGGACTGGACGGCGGTCCGCAAAAGACGCTGGAAGAAGTGGGGGCCAAGTTTGGCGTCACCCGTGAGCGAGTGCGGCAGATTCAGAACATCGCCTTGAAGAAGCTGCGCAAGATGATTGAGAAGATGGAGGCGACCAAGAGCTAAACACCCCAGCGCAAGTGTTTCTTGGCCAAACCCGTCCTAGACCCATTCCCTATGAGCTACCCACGCCCGACGCCTGCCGACATCCAGAAGGCTATTCGCAACATTCCAGACTTCCCGCAGCCCGGCATCCAGTTCAAGGACATCACGCCGGTGCTTGCGGATGCCCGGTTGTTCTCGGCGAGCATTGATCTGCTGACCGCGCCGTTCAAGCCCGGCGACGTGGACGCCGTGGTGGGAATTGATGCCCGCGGTTTCATTTTCGCCGCCGCCGCCGCGGTCAAGCTGCAGGCTGGGTTCGTGCCGGTGCGCAAGAAGGGCAAGCTGCCGTACCGCACGCTGGAGCAGGAATACAAACTGGAATATGGCACCGCCACGGTGGCTCTCCACGCGGATGCCCTTAAGGCGGGCAGCCGTGTCTTGCTGATTGATGATTTGCTGGCCACCGGCGGTACGGCCGCCGCCGCGGCGGCGCTTGTGCAGCGGTTGGAAGCCCGCATCCTGGAGATCTCCTTCCTGATCGAGCTGAGCTTCCTGGCCGGGCGTGGGAAGCTCAAGGACTACCCGGTGCGGTCGCTGGTCGTCTACTGAGCGTGGCCCTGCCGGATGAACTGGCCGCCAACGCTGGACATTGAGCGGTTGGCCTTCGTTAAGCCTGGGTGGATCAATCTTGTCTTCGGCGCGGCGATTCCCTTGACGGCAAGCAACGCCCGCCTGGCGGTCACGATGCAGCCGTTTGCCTGCCGCGGCCTGGGGTAATTGGCTTGGAAACAACGAGAACCTTTGCAGTGCGGGATTATGATTTGGCTGCCACGCTAACCAGCGGGCAAGTCTTCCGTTGGGTGTGGCAAGACCCGTATTGGATTGGCGTGATTGGCGCCCGTTGGGTCCGGCTTCGTGCAGGGCAGGGGACCTTGACAGCAGAGACAGCGGAACCGGTGTCCGACTGGGACTGGCTGACGCATTACCTGCAACTGGAGATTGACCTGGGCGAGGTGGTGCGGACGTTTCCCGAGGACGAACCAATGCGCGCTGCTGTTGCCGCGAGCCGGGGCTTGCGCTTGCTGCGCCAGGATCCCTGGGAATGCCTGGCCTCGTTCATCCTGTCCTCCAGCAAACAGATAGTGCAAATCCGACAGATCGTTGCCTTGCTGTGCGAACGTTACGGGGAGCCGCTGGCGGTGGCGCGAGGCTGCGCGGGCATAAATGCGTTCCCGTGCGCGGCCCGCCTGGCGCGCGCCACCGAGGCCGAGTTGCGGGACTGCAAGATGGGATTCCGCGCGCACTACTTGCTGGCAACCGCCCGCCGGATCGCCGACGGTGAATTCGAGCTGGCGCACGTGGGGCGGCTGCCGATCGAAGCCGCCCGCGCGGAGCTAATGCGCTTGCCCGGCGTGGGGCGGAAGATCGCCGACTGTGTGCTGCTTTTTGCGTACGGATTCCAGTCTGCTTTCCCCGTGGATGTCTGGGTCATGAGGGCGCTGCGGCAGCTTTACTTCCCTCGCCGCCGGGTCAACGCCAGGCGCCTGCATCGCTTCGCCGCTGAGCACTTCGGTTCCCGCTCCGGCTACGCCCAACAGTACTTGTTCCACTATATGCGAGTCACAGGTCGCGGCTGAATCAAGGGCGGATCATGGAGCTGCGGCAGCCGGATCCCCGGTTTGACGTCTTTATTGTGCTTTGATTGCCGGTCTTCGTGGCCTTGTCAACGCCACTGAGTTCCGGAGGTGCGTTCTTCCCATGGCGAAGGCAGTGCTGACGGATGCTCTGCTCAGCGGGGTAGAGGCGGGATTCGCCCTCATGTGCGCCGGGCCCTTCGGAGGGGCGCCTGCGGCTACCAGTCAGGGTGTGCCAGGATGGCACAGGGCCGAAATGCCACAATCTGAAGTGTGCCAGGTTGGCGCATTATCTGCCAGAATGACCGCCATGGTGCCGCTGGTGCGAGCATCGCTGTGCTTCCCTCGTTGCTTTGAGAGACGAAACTGGCCCATCGGGCTCAAGACGTAGCGGAGGTTCAATAGTGACAGCAATTTATCGGATTCGGGGTCAGGAAAATGGTGATTTTGGGCCTGGATTGGCATAAGTTCAATAATGACAGTGTGTTAGGCTGAAACGCACCGGCGATGTCAAGGCTGTATCCACGGTGTGGAGACAGTGTGGATACGGTGAGGATACGGTGCGGATCCCTCGGAGAGTGGTGGGAATGCCCACGTTCCCAGCGTGATTTTATGTTTCGGGCAGGCGGCCTTTTGGATAGCTTCTTGCCCTGCCACTAACAGTGATGACTGCGCGAGCAAGAACCCCCTCAGCCAGGAGAACCGATTCACCCGCCCGGGGTTTCGACTGGCGGGAGAGACTGCGGCGTCCGAGTGTGCTTTGCCTGTTGCTGGCGCTGCTCACGGTGGCCATCTTCCTGCCCGTTGCCTGGCAGGGTTTTGTCAACTACGACGATTCGGACTATGTCACCGAGAACACGCACGTCCAGGGCGGACTGAAGTGGACGAACATTGTCTGGGCTTTTACTACCGGCCACGCCAGCAATTGGCATCCGCTGACCTGGCTTTCGCATATGCTGGACAGCCAGCTATTCGGCCTCAACGCCGGCGGCCACCACTTGGTGAGTGTGGCCTTTCACATCGCCAACGCCCTCCTGCTCTTTCTGCTCTTGCGGTGCATGACGGGCGCGCTGTGGCGCAGCCTGGTGGTTGCGGGATTGTTTTCCTTGCACCCGCTCCACGTCGAATCGGTCGCCTGGGCTTCGGAACGCAAGGATGTGCTCAGCGCGTTTTTCTTTCTGCTGACAATTTGGGCGTATGCGAGATATGCCGAAGGCGGAATGCCGGTGGCTGAAGGCAGGAGGCCGGGGCTGGAGGTCAGCGGCGGGCAACCGGCCTCATCCATCGCGTCGTGGTCCTGCGGTTGCCGTTTGGGACCCGGCATCTGGTATCTGCTTGCCCTCGGCTGCTTCGGCCTGGGCCTGATGAGCAAGCCGATGCTCGTCACGCTGCCGTTTGTGCTGGTGCTGCTGGATTATTGGCCGTTGCGGCGTTTCCGGTGTGCAGCCGTCGGGCGGTTGGTTCTGGAAAAGGTGCCGTTCCTTCTGCTGGCGGCGGCTTCGAGCGTGATCACCTTTATCGTGCAACGCAAAGGCGGCGCCGTCTCGACCAGCCTGACGCTCGGGGAGCGCCTTGCTAACGCGCTTGTTTCTTACGTCCGATACATCGGCAAGATGTTGTGGCCTAAGGACCTTTCGATCCTCTATCCCCATCCGGGCCATTGGCCTGCCTGGCAGGTGGTTGGGTCCGCGGTCCTGCTGGTGGCTGTCTGCGTTGTTGTCTTTCTGTTGGCGCGCCGAAGGCCATACCTGGCCGTGGGCTGGTTGTGGTTTTGCGGCACGCTGGTGCCGGTTATCGGACTGGTGCAGGTGGGCATCCAGTCCATGGCCGACCGCTATACCTATCTCCCCCTCATCGGGCTGTTCATTATGGTGGCGTGGGGGCTTGAGGAACTGGTCCCCGAGCGGCCTTGGCGCGGGGGGGTGCTGGCTATAGTGGCCGCGTTGTCGCTGGCAGTCTGCGCTTTGCTGACTGAACGGCAAATCCGGTTCTGGCGCGATAGTGAGGCCCTCTTCCGGCACGCTGTCCAAGTAACGGCCAACAACTACCTCGCCTACAATAACCTGGGATTCTACCTGAACGGCCGAGGCAGGACCTCCGAGGCGATGGAGAACTACCGCATGGCCTTGAAGATCAATCCCGCTTACGAGGACGCTCTCAACAACCTCGGCTATGCGCTGGCCGGCCAGAAGAAGTTCGCTGAAGCTGTCCCGCTATACGAGGCCGCCTTGCGGGTGCGGCCCAATCACGCCGAGGTCCACAACAACCTGGGTAATGCGTTGTCCGAGCTTGGCCGGATTGACGAGGCTATCCAGCACTATCGGATTGTGCTGGAACAGAAGCCGGAACATGCCGACGCGCACAATAACCTCGGCATCGCTCTTGCCATGAAGGGGAAGCTGGATGAGGCCGTGCCCCACTTCTATGCCGCAATCCGTTACAAACCCAATTACGCCAGCGCGCACAGCAACCTGGGCAACGCGTTAGCCGTGCAACACAAGCTGGATGAGGCCATAAAGGAATACCAAACCGCGCTGCGCCTCAAACCGGAGGATCCTCAGGCCCATAACAACCTGGGCAACGCGCTGGCTGAGCAAGGGAAGGCGGAGGAAGCCATAGACCACTACCGCGAGGCCATCCGACTGAATGCGGTTAATCCCGAGGCGCACTTCAATCTTGCGCTGGCCCTTCTGCGCCTGGGTAAGCGCGAAGAAGCCATAAACCATCTCACAGAGGCGTTGCGGCTCAAGCCGGATTACGCTGAGGCGCAGAATCAACTCAAGTCTCTGACGGGCCGATCCGGCCCATGAAGGGCTGCCTCCAGGACCGCGCAGATTGCATCATTGTCCTGACGGGAACACGCGGCTTAGGGCGCGAGCAATGTCCCGGTAGGTCCGCAAATGACTGTACCAGGTGGTGGGCGGTCCGGCGATCGGCGGGCCAACATGGCCGGGCGCGTTGAGGTCGTGCACGCATTGCCAGGGATAGGTGTCGAAGCAGATCATGTCCGGCTGGGCGCGGGTGATGAAATCAGCAAGGTTCGCGTCGCTGATCTGGCCGCCCCAGTTGTTCGCCGAGAGGATGGTGTTGGGCCAGTTGGTGCGGACGTTGTTGAACCAATTGACCGCGCGCGTCCGGATGGCGTCATCGTTGAGATTCCACTCGTCGGCTAATTGCAGGTTCACGAGCTGGCTCAAGCAGGCCGACTCCCCGCCGAGCGGGGGCATGTCGTTCTCGCCGGCTACCCACCGCGCCCAGGGAAAACCCGGAGCGGCGCCAAGAACCGACATCGAATCATACGACCGCGGCGGATCCCAGAGCCAGATGATCGCGGTGTAGTTGGCGTTAGAATACCGGCTTAGGGTGAACGTGTCATAGGTGGCCACCAGGCCCTCGATCTGCAAACCGCGGTTGATGAGGATTTGATGGCCCTTGCCAATCTGCGCGTGTCCGGTCCAAGAAGAAAGCAGGGACCCAACGACAATCGCAGCGGCGAGTGCTATCGCAGAGCCGCGCGCGCGAGGACCGAACCTCGTGCTTTTGAAAACTTCATGTTCCGATGACATGGGTCCAAACACAGTCCCAAGCCGGTCCGATTCTCGTTTCCTCGACCAGCAGTGGTCAAAAAGGGACACAAACTTTACCAAAACTTTACCAAAACGTTACCAGATTTTGAAATCCGACCACGGATGACTCGAATGACTAAAGATGACTTTAAATGACATAAATGACCTAAAATCCAATTCTGCAGGCCGGCGGCTGCCGGGTGAGGCAGAAACGAGGCAGAAATCAGATCTAGCCCCACCGATCGGGGGTGAACTACTAACCGCCGCTCGCTCATAATCAGCCTTTTGCCATGCAGACGGAGTGAAATCCGTCACTGTCCACTAACCGATGCGCCCCACCACCAGCGAGTGGGGCAAGTCAACTGCTCTCGACGCGCACTCACGCGTTCGCCGCTCTCCCCTCCTCACCGAGAAAGGCCCGGCAAGACCGGGGGCTGCTTCACATCCCACCGGGATGTTTTTGGCCGGCCAATCGGACGCCACGCCGCCGCGCTGATTGACGGGGGCAGAGTAATGGAGGGGCAGCGGGGAGACGACTAGTCTTTTCCCAGGGGAGGAAGAGCGGGCAGGGCGGCTGGCAGACACGAATTCCACGAATTGGCACGAAGTGTATGCCGGGGCGGTGGAGTGGTGGAGCAGTGGAAATAGCAGCGCAGGTATTCTCAACAACTATGACAACAAGGAGGTGAGGCACATGACGCTGGTCATGCCTTGTTGCGGCAGTGTGGGCGAGCAGAGAAATTAGGCCGGCAATCCGCCCTTGGCAGGCACCTTTAGTCGTGGCTTTCTGGCTGTCCGTACTTTACCGGAACGCTTTCGCGTAGTTTCTCGTTTTGTATTAGCACCTCTATGGCTCAATAATGCGCTCGATTTATGGAGTTTTTGGGCCATTGCGGTGTTGGTGACTCCGGGGCTTGGGTTGAAAGTGTGGAGACCCGGAGACCCGAAGGAGTGTCTTGCCCCAAGAGAGTGTTATGAAAGCAATCCGATCAAACTTTGCAGTCATTGCGCTGGCGTTGCAGTTTGTGACGCTACCCGCCGTGGTGCAAGCCCAATGGAATTACACGACCAATGACGACGACGCCATCACCATCACGGGATACTACGGTTCCGGCGGTGACGTGACCATCCCCGGCACGATCGATGGCCTGCCGGTCACCAGCGTCGGGGACGAGGCGTTCTGGGCCTGCGCCAGCCTGATCAGCGTGACTATCCCCGACAGCGTCACCAGCCTCGGGAATAGCGCGTTCTATGCTTGCACCAGCCTGACCAACGTTACGATCGGCAACAGCGTCGCTAGCTTCGGGGAACAGACGTTCGGATTCTGCACCGGCCTGAGCAGCGTGACCATCCCCGACAGCCTCACCAACATCGGGTACTTGGCGTTCTACGGCTGTGGCGGCTTGACAGCGATCACAGTGGATACCAACAATGCTGCCTATAGTAGTGTGGGTGGGGTTTTGTTAAACAAGGGCCAAACCACGCTCATCCAGTGCCCGGCGGGCAAAGCCGGAAGTTATACGATCCCCAGCAGCGTGACCAGTATCGGAGACTTTGCGTTTGATTCCTGCAGCGGCCTGACCAACATTGCGATCGGCAACAGCGTCGCCAGCATCGGGATCTGGGCGTTCGCTGATTGCACGGGTCTGAGCAGGATAACGATCCCCAACAGCGTCACCAGCATTGGACGTTATGCGTTCGCTGATTGCGCAGGTCTGACAGCAGTCTATTTTGAAGGCAACGCCCCCACGCTTGATGGTCTGGATGTATTCAACGGTGACGACAATGCGACTGTCTACTGCTTGCCGGGGACCACGGGCTGGGGCACGACCTTTGGCGGCCTCCCGACCGTGTTGTTGCCGCCACCATATACTACTTACACGACCAATAACGGCACGATCACCATCACGGGATACACAGGGCCGAGGGGCGCCCTGACCATCCCCAGCACGATCTATGGTCTGCCGGTCACCAGCATCGGTTACCAGGCGTTCTTTGGCTGCAGCAACCTGACCAGCGTGACGATCCCCAACAGCGTCACTAACATCGGAGACGAGGCGTTCTACGACTGCACTAGCCTGACCAACGTTATCATTTCCAGCAGCGTCACCAGCATCGGGAATAGCTTGTTCTATGGCTGTTCCAGCCTAACCACCGTGATGATCCCCAACAGCGTTAGCAACATCGGAGCTCACGCGCTCTATAACTGTGCCAGCCTGGCAGGAGTCTATTTCGGGGGCAACGCCCCCACGCTCGGTGATCTGGATGTATTCAACGGTGACAACAATGCAACCGTCTATTACCTGGCTGGAACCACGGGCTGGGGTCCGACTTTTGGCGGTCTTCCAGCCGTGCTCTGGAACCCGCTGGTAACGAACACAAACGACTCGGGGGAGGGTTCGCTTCGAAGAGCAATTCTAGACGCGAATGCGTCCAGCGGGTGTGAGATCACCTTCTCCAACGTGACGGGGACGATCACTTTGCTTTCGGCGCTACCTGCCCTGGCAGCCAACATCACGATCACCGGGCCGGGGACCAATCTGCTCACGATCAGCGGCAACAACCAGTTTCGCGTCTTCTACATGGAAGGCGGAACAACCAACACGCTCTCAGGACTCACGATTGCCAATGGAACGGCGGAAGGCTATTATGATCCCCCCCACTTCATCTACACTTACGCGTCGGGCATCGCCAACAGCGGTTTTTTGAAGTTGCTGAACTGCGTGGTCCGGAACTGCACGAATTTTGTCAGTTGTGGGCAGGGCATTTACAATGAGGGGGAGATGGAAATAGAAGCCTCCGTCGTGGCTAATTGTGGCAGCGACCCTTATAGTCCCCCCTATGGACCCCTTACGGGACCCGGCGGGGGGATCTATAACAGCGGCACTCTGCGGATGACGAATTGCAGAATTTCACGTTGCATTGCCATGGGGGTTGACTCGGAAGTGTCGGGGGCTGGGGTTTTCAACGTGGGCGATCTAACGATGAGTGCTTCGGTTATTGAATCCTGCCGGTCATACGCTGATTATGACGGGGGCGGAATATATAACGCAGGGTCTGCGGCGCTCAATGGGTGCACCGTGTCAAATTGTGTCGGGTTCTTGGGCGGCGGAATATCTAGTTGGGGAACCCTCGCCATTACGAATTCAACTGTGGTCGCAAGTTCCGCCGACTTCGGCGGGGGACTCTTCCTCAACAGAACCAATTGGCTGGTGGGTTGTACGATAGCTAGAAATAGAGCCTATATGGGTGGGGGAATATGCAATATAGGTGAGCTCAGGATGTTTAATTGCACTGTCAGTGAAAATAGCGCTGATGTCGGGGGAATTTTCAACGGCTTTGTGTGGGGAGGCACCAACCCGACAGCTTATGCGAATCATTGCACCGTTGCGTTTACCACAAATACGCATTATATGCCTGCGGTAGTTGAGAACCGCGGAATCTTTCATGCTCACGATAGCATCTTTGCAGGCAACGGCCCCAATGATTTCTCCGGCGTGCTGATTTCGGAGGGCTACAACCTGATTCAAAACACGAACGGTTGCACAATAACCAACGACCAGACAGGGAACATCTACGGGGCCGATCCGCTCCTGGGTCCGTTGCAGGACAACGGGGGCCCGACCTGGACCCATGCGTTGCTGACCAACAGTCCCTGCATTGACCAGGGAACTTCCGGGGGCCTGGCCACCGACCAACGAGGAGGGCCACGTCCATTCGATGTGTCAAGCACCCCCAATGCAGGTGATGGCAGCGATATTGGGGCTTTCGAGTGGACCCCTCCGCCAACGGCTTGCAGCATGGCGGCGCAGGCGATTCAAAACCAGCCGCTAACGATTCCCGTGGCGAAGTTGCTGCTGTGTTCCTCAAGCCCTATGGGTTACGCGATCAGGTTGAGCGGCGTGAGCGCCAATAGCGTGAATGGCGGCACGGTTGGTCTTGCGGGAGACGGGTTGACGTACATACCGGCGACTAACTTCATCGGCTCCGATTTGTTCACTTACATGATCAACGATGGCTGGGGCGGCACGGCAGCAGGTGAGATAGTGGTCACCGTGATAGAGGGCAATACAGCATCGTCGAACATGCTTCCGGCCGTCTACACTCCTGGCGGACTGCTGGTCCGCTTTGCCGGGATCGTTGGGCGCACGTACTCGGTCCAGCGCGCGCCGGCGGTGACGGGTCCCTGGGTCACCATTGGCACGGCGACCGTTGGCCCGGCCGGCATCGGCAGCTTTGAAGACAGCAACCCGCCACCGGGCAGCGCGTTCTATCGCACGGTGTTCCCATGAGCCTGAAACAGGAATCAAGAGATAAACGCCTATGAACTCCAAACTAGTTGCATTCACATTTGCACTCGGCCTCGGTTTCAACGTGCAGGCAGACTACGCATTCTACTTCGACGCCGGGAGCGCCGCCATTCCGGACAACGACCCGAACGGCCACCTGGACAGCCGCACTGTGGGTGGGATGCCAGGAGTCATCTCCGACGTGAATGTGACGTTGGACATCTCCAACGGCTACAATGGCGATCTGTACGCCTGGCTCTCCCACGGCTCAGGTTCGGCCATTTTACTCAACCGAGTGGGAGTCTCTTCGGCGAACGCGGTTGGATATGCGGACCCGGGGTTTGGCATGGATGCCCAGCAAATCCAATTCACCCTGGATGACCAGGCGGCGCAGGATGTGCATTTCTATCAGGCGGGTTTTTACACGCTCAACACCAGCGGCCAGTTGATCGGGGCATGGCAGCCCGACGGGCGCATCCTCGACCCGGAGTCCCCGGCTGGCTTGTTTGACACTGCGTTGCGGTCTAATCCGCTTGGTATGTTCAATGGTCTGGACCCGAACGGGGAATGGATATTGTACCTGGCGGACGTGTCCTCGGGCCATATCAGCACGCTTACGGAGTGGGGCCTTGAGATCACGGTGGTGCCTGAGCAATCTACATTCGCACTGGCTGGCTTGGGTGCTGCCGCGTTGATGATTGCCCGTCGCCGCAGGTGATCGGCGTTGCAACGGTTAAGGCTTGGATGCTGGGGGGCCAGACTGTCGTAGAACGAGACAAGTAACTGCCCCAGTTTAGGACAGGGCGATTCTGGCATTAGCGAGTTTGAGTTTCCCGCTAAACACGCTAAACATGCTAAAACAAAGGCTGGAATGAGGGTTTGTGCGGCACGCTGACTTCACCCGGCAGGTGAACGGTGGCCACAGCGGAGAGAGGGATTCAATGCTGCGTTTCTTCGTGTTTAGCGTTTGGCGGGCCACCCTTACCAACAGACACAAGTCCATGGGCTGTTAGGATGATGCACGGCGAGAGGCACGCTGAATGCTACAATTTAGGACATGGCAATCTTGCTTGTTACCTGGGGCTGCCTCTCCATGGCGTTCTGCCTGGCGCTGCTCGGCGCTGCCGCGCGTCCGGTTCCGTGCCCAGATGAGAAAGTGGCGCCCGGATGCGATATCCTGGCGGAGCAGATCAGAACGACCGTCCCAACTCCTCAATCCGTAACGCCTGCCAACTGCCAGGCGGCATAGCGCTGATCACGGGCTAGCGGCTCCGACCTAACCAGCGGTCTGCGATGGGCAGGGAATTCCCAGAGCCAATCTGACGAAGATGGCTCTTTGCATCCTTCGCTGCAGAGAATTCACGTCAATTCCAATTGTGCCGAACGAGAGCGCGTAAAGAGGGAACGCGCCACGGGCAGGGCAGGGTGGGGTATCGACGCAACAAGAACAGCAAAGTCGTCGTCCGTAGCTTTACCGACAGGCTTTCCGTAATGACTGGAGTTGCTGTTTTTTGCCCCTGACGGATGATAGTGGCGTGTGATTGTGGGCCCAAAGGTATGGGCTGGTTTTGCAGAGCAGAATATGGACAGACGAAGCAACAGGCATGGCGGCGCGCCGGACCGGAAGGTGACGGGGCTTCCGCTCTGGAAGCGGGTGCTTGACCTGGCGGTAATACTAGCACTGTCGCCCGGTTTGCTGATACTGGGCGGCGCGGTGGCGCTAGCTGTGGCGTGCGGGTCGCGAGGGCCGGTGTTATTCCGCCAGCCGCGCGTGGGCTACAAAGGGCGTGAGTTTGCCATGTTCAAGTTTCGCACGATGCAGGTGGATGCGGTCACGCAGGTGCATCAAGAGCACTTCGAGGAGTTGGTGGGCACTGAAGCTCCGATGACGAAGCTGGACGAGAGTAACGATCCCCGACTCGTTCCGCTGGGCGCTCTGCTGCGCGCCACCGGGCTCGATGAACTTCCCCAGCTCCTGAACGTGGTGCGCGGCGAGATGAGCCTGGTGGGGCCGCGGCCCTGTATCACGTACGAATACAAACATTACCAGCCTTGGCAGCGACGGCGCTTTGATGCTGTTCCGGGCCTGACCGGACTCTGGCAGGTCAGCGGGAAGAACCGGACGACGTTCAATCAGATGATCCAGCTCGACATCGAGTATTCGGAACGTATGAGCCTCTGGCTCGACCTGGAGATTATATTAAAGACTTTACCCGCCATTTGGCGACAGTGCCTGGAATCTCGTGCGCCGAAGCGCAC
This genomic window from Candidatus Paceibacterota bacterium contains:
- a CDS encoding tetratricopeptide repeat protein, translating into MLCLLLALLTVAIFLPVAWQGFVNYDDSDYVTENTHVQGGLKWTNIVWAFTTGHASNWHPLTWLSHMLDSQLFGLNAGGHHLVSVAFHIANALLLFLLLRCMTGALWRSLVVAGLFSLHPLHVESVAWASERKDVLSAFFFLLTIWAYARYAEGGMPVAEGRRPGLEVSGGQPASSIASWSCGCRLGPGIWYLLALGCFGLGLMSKPMLVTLPFVLVLLDYWPLRRFRCAAVGRLVLEKVPFLLLAAASSVITFIVQRKGGAVSTSLTLGERLANALVSYVRYIGKMLWPKDLSILYPHPGHWPAWQVVGSAVLLVAVCVVVFLLARRRPYLAVGWLWFCGTLVPVIGLVQVGIQSMADRYTYLPLIGLFIMVAWGLEELVPERPWRGGVLAIVAALSLAVCALLTERQIRFWRDSEALFRHAVQVTANNYLAYNNLGFYLNGRGRTSEAMENYRMALKINPAYEDALNNLGYALAGQKKFAEAVPLYEAALRVRPNHAEVHNNLGNALSELGRIDEAIQHYRIVLEQKPEHADAHNNLGIALAMKGKLDEAVPHFYAAIRYKPNYASAHSNLGNALAVQHKLDEAIKEYQTALRLKPEDPQAHNNLGNALAEQGKAEEAIDHYREAIRLNAVNPEAHFNLALALLRLGKREEAINHLTEALRLKPDYAEAQNQLKSLTGRSGP
- a CDS encoding PEP-CTERM sorting domain-containing protein, encoding MNSKLVAFTFALGLGFNVQADYAFYFDAGSAAIPDNDPNGHLDSRTVGGMPGVISDVNVTLDISNGYNGDLYAWLSHGSGSAILLNRVGVSSANAVGYADPGFGMDAQQIQFTLDDQAAQDVHFYQAGFYTLNTSGQLIGAWQPDGRILDPESPAGLFDTALRSNPLGMFNGLDPNGEWILYLADVSSGHISTLTEWGLEITVVPEQSTFALAGLGAAALMIARRRR
- a CDS encoding DNA glycosylase — translated: METTRTFAVRDYDLAATLTSGQVFRWVWQDPYWIGVIGARWVRLRAGQGTLTAETAEPVSDWDWLTHYLQLEIDLGEVVRTFPEDEPMRAAVAASRGLRLLRQDPWECLASFILSSSKQIVQIRQIVALLCERYGEPLAVARGCAGINAFPCAARLARATEAELRDCKMGFRAHYLLATARRIADGEFELAHVGRLPIEAARAELMRLPGVGRKIADCVLLFAYGFQSAFPVDVWVMRALRQLYFPRRRVNARRLHRFAAEHFGSRSGYAQQYLFHYMRVTGRG
- a CDS encoding leucine-rich repeat protein, with translation MKAIRSNFAVIALALQFVTLPAVVQAQWNYTTNDDDAITITGYYGSGGDVTIPGTIDGLPVTSVGDEAFWACASLISVTIPDSVTSLGNSAFYACTSLTNVTIGNSVASFGEQTFGFCTGLSSVTIPDSLTNIGYLAFYGCGGLTAITVDTNNAAYSSVGGVLLNKGQTTLIQCPAGKAGSYTIPSSVTSIGDFAFDSCSGLTNIAIGNSVASIGIWAFADCTGLSRITIPNSVTSIGRYAFADCAGLTAVYFEGNAPTLDGLDVFNGDDNATVYCLPGTTGWGTTFGGLPTVLLPPPYTTYTTNNGTITITGYTGPRGALTIPSTIYGLPVTSIGYQAFFGCSNLTSVTIPNSVTNIGDEAFYDCTSLTNVIISSSVTSIGNSLFYGCSSLTTVMIPNSVSNIGAHALYNCASLAGVYFGGNAPTLGDLDVFNGDNNATVYYLAGTTGWGPTFGGLPAVLWNPLVTNTNDSGEGSLRRAILDANASSGCEITFSNVTGTITLLSALPALAANITITGPGTNLLTISGNNQFRVFYMEGGTTNTLSGLTIANGTAEGYYDPPHFIYTYASGIANSGFLKLLNCVVRNCTNFVSCGQGIYNEGEMEIEASVVANCGSDPYSPPYGPLTGPGGGIYNSGTLRMTNCRISRCIAMGVDSEVSGAGVFNVGDLTMSASVIESCRSYADYDGGGIYNAGSAALNGCTVSNCVGFLGGGISSWGTLAITNSTVVASSADFGGGLFLNRTNWLVGCTIARNRAYMGGGICNIGELRMFNCTVSENSADVGGIFNGFVWGGTNPTAYANHCTVAFTTNTHYMPAVVENRGIFHAHDSIFAGNGPNDFSGVLISEGYNLIQNTNGCTITNDQTGNIYGADPLLGPLQDNGGPTWTHALLTNSPCIDQGTSGGLATDQRGGPRPFDVSSTPNAGDGSDIGAFEWTPPPTACSMAAQAIQNQPLTIPVAKLLLCSSSPMGYAIRLSGVSANSVNGGTVGLAGDGLTYIPATNFIGSDLFTYMINDGWGGTAAGEIVVTVIEGNTASSNMLPAVYTPGGLLVRFAGIVGRTYSVQRAPAVTGPWVTIGTATVGPAGIGSFEDSNPPPGSAFYRTVFP
- a CDS encoding sugar transferase, with the protein product MDRRSNRHGGAPDRKVTGLPLWKRVLDLAVILALSPGLLILGGAVALAVACGSRGPVLFRQPRVGYKGREFAMFKFRTMQVDAVTQVHQEHFEELVGTEAPMTKLDESNDPRLVPLGALLRATGLDELPQLLNVVRGEMSLVGPRPCITYEYKHYQPWQRRRFDAVPGLTGLWQVSGKNRTTFNQMIQLDIEYSERMSLWLDLEIILKTLPAIWRQCLESRAPKRTQASKPAVDDTKSAQLYRI
- a CDS encoding adenine phosphoribosyltransferase; this translates as MSYPRPTPADIQKAIRNIPDFPQPGIQFKDITPVLADARLFSASIDLLTAPFKPGDVDAVVGIDARGFIFAAAAAVKLQAGFVPVRKKGKLPYRTLEQEYKLEYGTATVALHADALKAGSRVLLIDDLLATGGTAAAAAALVQRLEARILEISFLIELSFLAGRGKLKDYPVRSLVVY
- a CDS encoding sigma-70 family RNA polymerase sigma factor, which produces MPARERERSSYDGDTAIKLYLREIGQVKLLTPEEEIQLAARIKKGDKKAREQMIKANLRLVVKIARDYEGIGLPLLDLISEGNIGLMKAVERFDPAKGGKLSTYGSWWIKQSIKRALANQSKTIRLPVHLVDKISKMRRTSMRLQEELGREPTDEELGEELGISASRVSQMRMAAIRPASLDAPIGDEDSNNFSEVVQDESADTPYQHLEGKTVTKMLREMVKTLDHREATILRARFGLDGGPQKTLEEVGAKFGVTRERVRQIQNIALKKLRKMIEKMEATKS